Proteins encoded in a region of the Methanobrevibacter millerae genome:
- a CDS encoding TIGR02710 family CRISPR-associated CARF protein, with product MQKALIIHVGDAYGRSVKSIEKIKPNLVYFIYDEKYKNIIQKIIEESDDSFEKRECLIKDFQSILESYEKSKKIFKELKNEEYEIHVGISNGTKAMVVGLSLASVGYECEFSYVGSDEDGRENGNVKKGHEKVFDEFHPMKQLATIEINRAKRYFNNYQFSESLFYFEKAKESLYNAERMDMYIKIVKLYQIWDKFDNMIPYFNNKNDYSETTLGYYLKTMIQKEINDDENLKEYFYKNERDFMNQMDKNIKFLENKISNKGKIIEKDIYYYLPDLLNNAQRRIEEEKFDDATARLYRIAELISQIRLYEHGFIEKNRLKDNKVFHIPKEELVSKSNLKSSQFISPRPDFQNYKNETLKLSLKENFELLWCFDDEIAIKFLKDKKLDNLLSNRNNSILAHGLIPADGENANLLFEKLIDYSKKTFSELDECMDNAKFPKFRDIYD from the coding sequence ATGCAGAAAGCTTTAATAATTCATGTAGGTGATGCATACGGTCGTTCTGTCAAATCTATAGAAAAAATTAAACCAAACCTTGTTTATTTTATTTATGATGAAAAATATAAAAATATTATTCAAAAGATAATTGAAGAATCAGATGATTCATTTGAAAAAAGAGAATGTCTAATAAAAGATTTTCAAAGTATTTTGGAGTCATATGAAAAATCAAAAAAAATATTTAAGGAACTAAAAAATGAAGAATATGAAATTCATGTAGGAATTTCTAATGGAACAAAAGCTATGGTTGTAGGACTGTCTCTGGCATCAGTTGGATATGAATGTGAATTTTCATATGTGGGATCTGATGAAGATGGTAGGGAAAATGGTAATGTTAAAAAAGGCCATGAAAAAGTCTTTGATGAATTCCATCCTATGAAACAGCTTGCAACGATTGAAATCAACAGGGCAAAAAGATATTTTAATAATTATCAGTTTAGTGAATCTTTATTTTATTTTGAAAAAGCAAAGGAATCATTATATAATGCTGAAAGAATGGATATGTATATTAAAATTGTCAAATTATATCAGATATGGGATAAATTTGATAATATGATTCCATATTTTAATAATAAGAATGATTATTCAGAAACAACACTGGGTTATTATTTAAAAACTATGATTCAAAAAGAGATAAATGATGATGAAAACCTTAAAGAATATTTTTATAAAAATGAAAGAGATTTCATGAATCAAATGGATAAAAATATAAAATTTTTAGAAAATAAAATTTCTAATAAAGGAAAAATTATAGAAAAAGATATTTATTATTATTTACCGGATTTATTGAATAATGCTCAAAGAAGAATAGAAGAAGAAAAATTTGATGATGCAACAGCAAGATTATATAGAATCGCTGAATTAATTTCACAAATACGATTATATGAACATGGGTTCATTGAAAAAAACCGATTAAAGGATAATAAAGTATTTCATATTCCTAAAGAAGAATTGGTCAGTAAAAGTAATTTAAAATCTTCGCAATTTATTTCTCCCAGACCAGATTTTCAGAATTATAAAAATGAAACACTTAAACTTTCATTAAAGGAAAATTTTGAATTATTATGGTGTTTTGATGATGAAATAGCTATTAAATTTTTAAAAGATAAAAAACTTGATAATTTATTGTCTAATCGAAATAATTCCATTTTAGCTCATGGATTAATTCCCGCTGATGGCGAAAATGCTAATTTGTTATTCGAAAAATTGATTGATTATTCTAAGAAAACATTCAGTGAACTGGACGAATGTATGGACAATGCCAAATTCCCAAAATTTAGAGATATTTATGATTAA